CACGGAAGCCATGCGCAGAAGTCGGAGTTGATCCGCATGGTGCGGACGGTGGCGAAGGAGGAGCGTAAGCCCATCTGCATCCTCGCCGACCTGCAGGGCCCAAAGATTCGCACCGGCAAGCTGAAGGATCACCAGCCGGTGCAACTCGTGGCAGGCAAGCGGCTGACGATCACGCCGCGCGAGATCGCGGGGACTGCCGAGATGGTCGGAACAACGTTCCTGACGCTCGCGGAGAACCTCGATCCCGGCGCGCGCATCCTGCTTTCGGACGGGTTGATCGAGCTTCGCGTCGACCGCTTGAGCGGGATGGACGTGGTCTGCGAGATCATCAACGGCGGAACGCTCGGCGAGAACAAGGGCATCAATCTTCCGGGAATCCCGGTCAAGGTTCCTTCGCTGACCGAGAAGGATGAGGAAGACCTCATCTTCGCGCTCGGCGAGAACGTGGACACGATTGCAGTCTCCTTTGTCCGCACAGCGCACGATGTACGGCACGTGAAGGCGCGCGTCGCGGCCTGCAACTCCGACGCGTGGGTGATCGCGAAGCTCGAAAAGCCTCAGGCGATCGAGCATCTCGACAGCATCCTCGAGGTCGCGGATGGCATCATGGTCGCGCGCGGCGATCTCGGCGTGGAAGTTCCGCCCGAGAAGGTTCCGGCGATCCAGAAGCACATCATCCGGCGCGCTGCCGAGTATCGCAAGCCTGTGATCACGGCGACGCAGATGCTCGAATCGATGATCGAGAATCCGCGCCCGACGCGCGCCGAGGTTTCGGACGTTGCGAACGCGATCTACGACGGAACGGATTCGGTTATGCTCTCGGGCGAGACCGCCGCAGGCAAGTATCCGGTTCATGCTGTCGCGATGATGGCGACGATCGTGGCCGAGACGGAAGAGCAGATCCGCATCGACCCTCCGTCGCGCAAGCCGCGCACTCACGCGGCCAAGCTTTCCGTGGCGGAGACGATCTGCGAGTGCATGGCGCATTCGGCTCAGGATCTCGATCTGGCTGCGATTGCGATCTTTACCGAAACGGGAAGCACAGCGCGCCTGCTTTCGAAGTACCGGCCTGAGCCTCCGATCTTTGCTCTCTCACCGTTCGAGAAGGTCATCAACCGCTCGATGATGCTCTGGGGAACCTATCCGATCCTGTGCGACCGCTTTCGCGATACCGACAAGCTCGTCAACATGGCCGAGTTGATCCTCGAAGATCTCGGCTTCGTGCAGAAGCGGCAGGTCGTCGGAATCGTTGCGGGAACGCGAACCCGTTCCGGCGCGACCAACTTCATGCGTCTGCACATGGTTGGGGATCGCGATACCGAAGAACAAAAACCGGAGAAGTCAGACAAACCGAAGAAGAGCAAAGGTAAGAAGAAGGCCTAGCTTTCCCATGTGATGGGGAGGGGCACCCCCCCTCCCCATTGCCCGCGCGTAAGTCTTGTCGTTGCAACAAGTTGCAAGCGCCATGCGTCCGCAAATTGCTCATTCACAAAGGGTTACCTCCAAATATTAGTAGACAAAGGACTTATTGGCCCTTGTTCACTCGGAATAGGGCCCGGCCGTCTGCGATCTTTTCGGTTAGTTTTCTTCTACTTCTATTGTAGAGGGCTGACCATAACTAAAAGGACACCGACTTTTCTCTTTGTTATGAGTGAGTTAGGCCATTTGGGGGCTTGACAAGAAATTTTGCGCGCTCCACTCGTGGCCGTCTATCTCGGTTTGACTCGCCTACCAGAGGAGTTGACACCGTAAGGACTTAAGGCTTCACCAGATGACTGAGACGTCAAAAAGGCTGAATTGTCCGTCGGCGGTGAGCACTGGGAGTTTCTCAGCCACCGCCTGAGCGATGAGCATTCGATCGAAGGGGTCGCTGTTGTGATGCGGAAGCGACGCAGCAGCGAGAATGAGGTCTTCATCGATGGGGAGGAAGGTCACGCCCAAGTCTTGAACTTTGCTCATCGCGTCATGAACGGAAGTCCCAGCGAGAAGTAGCTTGCTTCGGCCGATTTTGCTGAGCAGCTTCCACAGCGTTGCATGGCTGACGCAGAGTTCGTTTTCTTCGTCGGCGAGCAGGGTCTTCACTTGTTCGGTGAGATGAGCGCGCGAGTAGATTGCCCATAGGAGAACGTTCGAATCGAGCAGAAGCCTCACACTTTGCCTGAGGTCATCAGCGGTGCGTCGAACATCTCGCGCTCAAGATCGGCGTCCATGGCCTGCCACTCTTCCAGTGAGGGCACGCGCATCTCTCGTTCACCCGCGCCGAGGATCCGGCGACCGGAGCGCTTCAAAGGTTCCGGTGCAGGGTCGGAGACGACGAGCCTGAGAGTTGGCTTGTCCGGGTCAGCGATCTCGACCAGTTCCCCGTTTCGCGCGGCAGCGAGCAGTTCGGGAAAGTGGACTTCGGCGTACTGGGCGCTGACCTTCATGGATCAAGGTTAGAGAATGGAGCGCACAGGGTCAATGAAAAGCATCGGGCTTGACGATATATGCTCCTGAGCGGATTATCTTGACATATGGACGGTGGTCTTCAGCGCTAAGTTCGATGCTGAGTTTGAGGCGCTGCCTACGGAAGTGCAAGATGAGTTCTTCGCGCAGGCGAAGTGGATCGAAGAGTTTGGACCGAAGGCTGGACGGCCTCGCGTCGATACCCTCAAGGGTTCGCGGTACGCCAACATGAAGGAACTGATCTTCGCGGCGGACGATGGAGTCTGGCGCGTTGCTTTTGCCTTCGATCCAAAGCGCATGGCGATCGTGCTTGTGGCCGGAGACAAGTCTGGAGTGAGCCAAAGGAAGTTCTACCAGCGCCTCATCGACAAAGTGGATGAACGGTACGGGAGGCACCTTGAGCGGCTGCGACTGACTGATCAGGAGAAGAGAAAGGGGAGACCATGAAAACCTTGCAGGAGAAGTTGAACGTGCTTCCGAAGGAACGGCGCGAGAAGATCGAAAAGCGGGCCGCGCTGCTTATCGCCGAAGAGATGACGATGCGTGAGTTGCGCAAGGCGCGGAAGATTACTCAGGCCGAGATGGCGAAGACACTTGGGGTGAAGCAGGAGCAGGTGTCGCGGATTGAGAAGCGGACGGATTTGCACTTGTCTACTTTGCGGCGGTCGGTTGAGGCTATGGGTGGGCGGCTTTCACTTGTTGTGGAGTTTCCGAATGGTGCGCCGGTGGTGGTGTCGGGACTCACGAATTCGAAAATTTGAGCGTGAATCCCTTGGAGATTAAGTTCTCCGAGCTCATTTCGAGATATGAAAGGATTGGGCAACCGAGACTTGTTAGGAGTATTACCTTGCCTCATCCAATGTCGATCGCGGAATTTAGAGACCTCATAGAACACGTTGACGGGCTCGATGTTAGTAAGGTCACGAAACCCGAGTTGGGGACGTTGGGCTTACCGGTACTTGCTGAGGCGATTGTTCAAGTGCGGAAGGAAATCGGTGCGATTAGCTCTGTCGCTTCCGAATCCAGCCAACAGCGCCTTGAGGCTGCGACAAGTGCGTATCGACAATATCTAACCACCCTCTATGACATAGCTAGTTTGAGGGGCGAGGAGTTTGCCACACGACGCAGTGAGTTTGGCGGTCCTCTTGCTGCTCAATGGGACGCGATCCGTGAGGTTTGGCCATACTTTGCAGCGCTCGTAACGGACAAGAGCGGATTGGTCGAAGCGCCTAACTCAGCGATCGCGAAAATTGAGGCAGCAAGGGCGCAAAGCGAAGATTCCATCCGAACGATAGTTTCTAGCCTTACGGAACAAGCAACCAAACAGGCTTCTAAAATTGAAGAGAATGCCCGCAAGACTGCAACGGGTTTCTCCGTAAGGGCCGCCCAAGATCAGTTCGATCAAGCCAGCGTCTCCTTGGCCCGGAAAGCCACAGCTTGGGGGTTACTAGCCTTACTGGCGTTTGGATGTTTCGTAGAATTCGCTTTTCAAATCTATCGAAATCCTCCGTCAGTTTTCACCGATAAGTCTGTGGGTCATATTGCATCAATCCCGGAAGCAATCTATCTGACCGCAATCAGGATCACTCTGTTGACAGCAATCGGTGCTTTCGCGACATTCTGTGTCAAGATGCTCCGGGCACATCTTCACATGAGTGAATTCAACAATCACCGCAGGCGCGTCGCAAACAGCATGGCCGCATTCGTAGAAGCCACGCAGACTCCAGAGCAACGAGATCTAATTTTTGGAAAGCTGGTTGATGCAGTCGTAAACTTTGGCGACTCGGGGCTGCTTGAGAAGGACTCAGAATCACTTGGGGTTCCCTCGATTGCATTCGAAGCAATCACCAAAAACCTCACATCGAAGTCCTAGGGATGCAAGCTAGACAAATGGGCGGACTCTTTCGAGTCCGCCCATTCTTCGCTGCGGTAGTTAGTGGTTTTGCGCGAAGCGCTCTCCGCCATAACGCGAAGTTATTCGGCGGCGAGTTCTTCCTGTTCGCCTTCCATGCGCATCTGCTCGAGCTCGCGCTCTTCGGCTTCGATGGCTGCGGTGACTTCCTGCTGGACCTGGGCTGCCGCTTCTTCGAGCTCGGGGGAGAGCTGGACGTTGCGGTAGTACTCCATACCGGTTCCGGCGGGGATCAGGCGGCCGACGATGACGTTTTCCTTGAGGCCGCGGAGGGTATCGATCGATCCGTTGATCGAAGCCTCGGTGAGGACGCGGGTGGTCTCCTGGAAGCTGGCGGCCGAGATGAAGCTGTCGGTCGAGAGCGACGCCTTGGTGATGCCGAGGAGGAGAGCGCGGCCGATCGCCGGGCGTCCGCCCGACATGAGAACGCGCTGGTTCTCGGCGTTGAAGCGGAAGCGGTCCGTCTGCTGGTCGACGAGGAACGTGGTGTCACCCACCTCTTCGACCTTGACCCAGCGGAGCATCTGCCGAACGATCGTCTCGATGTGCTTATCCGAGATGGTCACACCCTGCAATCGATAGACTTCCTGAATCTCGTTGACCAGGTACATCTGGAGTGCGCGGTCGCCGAGAACTTCAAGAATGTCGTGCGGGTTGCGGGGTCCGTCGATGAGCGCATCACCGGCACGGAGGCGTTCGCCTTCCTGCACGTTGACGTACACACCGCGGGGCACCGAGTACTCTTCTTCCTGCCCGTTGTCCGCCGTGACGTAGACCTTGCGCTGACCCTTGGAGACTTCGCCGAAGCGGACGACGCCATCGATCTTCGAGATGATCGCCGGGTCGCGGGGCTTGCGGGCCTCGAACAACTCGACGACACGCGGCAGACCGCCGGTGATGTCCTTGGTGCGGGTGGTCTCGCGCGGGATCTTGGCGAGGACGTCGCCGGGGTAGAGCTCGTCTCCGTCGACAACCATCAAGTGAGCGCGGCTTGGCATCAGGTAACGCTTGTTGCCCTGGGCGCTCTTGATGATGATTGCGGGCTGGCGCTTTTCGTCGCTCGAATCGGCGACGACGAGGCGGGACAGACCGGTGACTTCGTCGACTTCCTCGTTGAGCGTGACGCCTTCCTGCAGGTCCTTGAACTGGACGGTGCCGGCGATCTCGGTGAGAACCGAGAACGTGTAGGGATCCCACTCGCCGAGAACTCCGCCCTGAACGACCTGGGCTCCGTCTTCGACCTTGAGCTTGGCGCCGTAGACGATCGCGTAACGCTCCTTCTCGCGGCCCTTGTCATCGATGATGGCGATGGAACCGTTGCGGTTCATCGCGACCAGGTCGCCCGACTTGGCGCGAACCGTGACGAGGTTGATGAAGCGAACGGAGCCGGCGTTCTTGGCCTCGAGGTGCGAGGCGTCGGAGACGCGCGATGCCGTTCCGCCGATGTGGAAGGTACGCATGGTGAGCTGGGTTCCGGGCTCGCCGATGGACTGCGCGGCGATGACTCCGACCGCTTCGCCCATCTCGACCATCTTGCCGGAGCCGAGGTTACGGCCGTAGCAGAGGATGCAGCATCCACGCTTGGACTCGCAGGTGAGCACCGAACGGATCTTCACCTTCTCGATACCGGCTGCCTGGACGGCAGAGGCGCGATCCTCGTCGATCTCCTGGTTGATATCGACGATCGTCTTGCCTTCGAAGTCCTTGAGCTTCTCGAGCGACACGCGGCCGATGATACGGTCGCGGAGGGGCTCGATGGTCTCGCCGGCTTCGATGATGGGCATGACGTAGATGCCTTCGACGGTGCCGCAGTCGTAGTCGGAGATGATGACGTCCTGGGCCACGTCGACGAGGCGGCGCGTGAGGTATCCGGAGTCGGCGGTCTTGAGCGCCGTATCCGCAAGCCCCTTACGGGCACCGTGAGTCGAGATGAAGTACTGGAGGACGGTGAGGCCTTCACGGAAGTTCGCCGTGATGGGGGTTTCGATGATTTCACCGGAGGGCTTCGCCATCAGTCCGCGCATACCGGAGAGCTGACGAATCTGCTGTTTCGAACCACGCGCACCGGAGTCGGCCATGATGTAGATCGGGTTCATGGCTCCTTCCTTGTCCGCCTTCTTCATGTTCGAGAACATCTCGTCGGCGACGCGCTCGGTGACGCTCGACCAGAGCTGGATGACCTTGTTGTTGCGCTCACCGTTGGTGATGGCACCGTCAAGGTACTGCTGCTGGACGTTGATGACCTGCTTCTCGGCGTCGGAGACGACGGTGTACTTCGAATCCGGAATGACCATGTCATCGAGGCCGACCGAGAGGCCGGACTTGGTGGCATAGCGGAAGCCGAGATCCTTGATGCGATCGAGCGCCTTCACCGTGGTCTCGAGACCGAGGTTCAGGTAGAGGTAGTTGATGAGTTGGCCGATGCCCTTCTTCTTGAGCAGGCCGTTGACGTACGGCATGCCCTCGGGGAGGGAGTCGTTCAGGATGGCGCGGCCGACGGTCGTCGAGATGAACTGCTTCGCGAACTCGACTGGCTCGGTGTGGGTGAGGTCCTGATCGTCGTACGCGGTGGTCATGTCAAGAACCTGACCGGTGTAGCGCAGACGAATCGGGGTCAGGGTCTCGACAGCCTTCGCTTCGAGAGCCATGAAGACCTCTTCGATGTTGGCGAAGACGCGTCCTTCACCCTTGGCTCCGACCTTGGCCTTCGTGAGGTAGTAGAGGCCGAGGACGAGATCCTGCGTCGGCACCGTGATCGGCTGACCGGACGCGGGCGAGAGGATATTGTGCGACGCGAGCATCAGGACCGAGGCTTCGATCTGCGCTTCGGGCGAGAGCGGAATGTGTACGGCCATCTGATCGCCATCGAAGTCGGCGTTGAAGGCGGTGCAGACGAGCGGATGGATCTTGATCGCCTTGCCTTCGACGAGCACCGGCTCAAACGCCTGGATGCCAAGGCGGTGGAGCGTCGGGGCGCGGTTCAGCAGGACAGGGTGATCCTTGATGACCTCTTCGAGGATGTCCCAGACGATGGGCTCCTGCATCTCGACCATTTCCTTCGCCTGCTTGATGGTCGTGCAGTGCCCGGTCTGCTCGAGGCGGTGATAGATAAAGGGCTTGAAGAGCTCGAGCGCCATCTTCTTGGGAAGACCGCACTGGTGCAGCTTCAGCTCGGGACCGACGACGATGACCGAACGGCCGGAGTAATCGACGCGCTTGCCGAGGAGGTTCTGACGGAAGCGGCCCTGCTTGCCCTTGAGGGTGTCGGAGAGCGACTTGAGCGGACGGTTGTTCGCGCCACGGAGAACGCGGCCACGGCGGCCGTTGTCGAACAGAGCGTCGACGGCTTCCTGCAGCATGCGCTTCTCGTTACGGACGATGACCTCAGGAGCGTGGAGGTCCATGAGCTTCTTGAGGCGGTTGTTACGGTTGATCACGCGACGGTAGAGGTCGTTGAGATCGGACGTGGCGAAGCGGCCGCCGTCGAGCGGAACAAGCGGACGAAGTTCCGGCGGGATGACCGGGATCACATCGAGGATCATCCACTGGGGCAGGTTGTCGGACTTGCGGAAGGCCTCGACGATCTTCAGGCGCTTCGAGTACTTGAGCTTCTTCTGGAGCGAGGTCTCGGTCTTCATGCGCTCGCGCAGTTCGACCGAAAGCTCCTGGATCTCGACGCGCTTGAGCAGTTCCTTGATCGCTTCCGCGCCCATCATGGCCTTGAAGCCGGAGGGGCGGTACTGCTGGTCGAGCTCACGGAACTTGGTCTCGTCCTTGATGACCTCGCGCTCCTTGACGGGCGCGTCGCCTGGATCGACGACGACGTACGACTCGAAGTAGAGGACGGCTTCAAGCTCACGCAGCGAGATGTCGAGCAGGTGACCGATACGCGACGGGAGGCCCTTGAAGAACCAGACGTGCGAGCAGGGGCTGGCGAGCTCGATGTGTCCGAGGCGCTCGCGGCGGACCTTCGAGAGGGTGACTTCGACGCCGCACTTGTCGCAGATGACGCCGCGGTGCTTCATGCGCTTGTACTTGCCGCAGAGGCACTCCCAGTCAGTGATGGGTCCGAAGATGCGGGCGCAGAAGAGGCCATCGCGTTCGGGCTTGAAGGTACGGTAGTTGATGGTTTCAGGCTTGGTCACTTCGCCATGCGACCAGCTGCGAATCTTCTCGGGGCTGGCGAGCTGAATCTTGATGGCGTCGAAGTCGGCGATAGGGCCGGTCAGTTCAAAGGGGCTGGAGCGAAACATAGATCGGTCTCCGTGGTGCAGCGGGTTGGCTGCGGGTCGATGATGCGGTTGCTTTACTTCTGCCGGGCGTAGGTTGTTAGGCCCACGCCTGCTTCTATTCTGTGCCGCCGCCCGTGGCGTCTCTCGTTGAACGTTGAGCGTGAGCCTCATTCAGGAGATACGCGCCACGGGGGCTGCGGGGATTGCGTTGCGGCTTAGTCGGCCGCGGCGATGCTGGGCAGAGCGACCTTCTTCTGGTCGGCCTGCTTGATGAGCTCGACATCAAGGCAGAGGGACTGCAGTTCGCGGATGAGCACGTTGAACGACTCCGGCACGCCGGGTTCGATCGCCGCCTCGCCCTTGACGATGGCCTCGTAGATCTTGGTGCGGCCGAAGACGTCATCGGACTTCGCGGTGAGCAGCTCCTGGAGGATGTAAGCCGCGCCGTAAGCTTCGAGCGCCCAGACTTCCATCTCACCGAAGCGCTGTCCGCCGAACTGGGCCTTACCACCAAGCGGCTGCTGGGTGATGAGGGAGTACGGTCCGATCGAGCGGGCGTGGATCTTGTCGTCGACAAGGTGCGACAGCTTGAGCATGTAGATGTAGCCGACCGTGGCGGGCTGCTCGAACTCTTCGCCGAGCATACCGTCGTGGAGCGGCGTCTTGCCCGAGCTGGGAAGACCAGCCGACTTCAGAAGCGCCTTGATCTCCGTCTCGCGTGCGCCGTCGAAGACTGCCGTGCCGAACCAGATACCGCGCTTCATGCCCGCGGCGACGCGCATCGTCTGCTCGTCGTCGAGGTCGAGAAGCTGGTTCAGAGCGGCGGTTCCAGCGAAGCGCGCCTTGAAGAGCTCGCGGACTTCGTTGGCCGACTCCATCTCGGCAGCGGCTGCCGCAACCTGTGCGCCGAGCTCATGGGCAGCCCAGCCAAGGTGCGTCTCGAGGATCTGTCCGACGTTCATACGCGAAGGCACGCCGAGCGGGTTCAGGACGATCTCGACAGGCGTTCCATCCGGGAGGTACGGCATATCCTCCTCGGGCAGAATGCGGGCGATGACACCCTTGTTGCCGTGACGGCCGGCCATCTTGTCGCCGACCGACAGCTTGCGCTTCATCGCGATGTAGACCTTCACCATCTTGATGACGCCTGGGCTGAGCTCGTCGCCCTTCTGCATCTTGCCGATCTTCTCGTTCGTGATCTTGCGGAGCACGTCGATCTGGCGCGAGGTCATCTCCTCGATCTCATCGATCTGCTCGTTGACGCGGGGATCCTTGTCAGCGTAGCGAATGCGCTTGAGGTTACGGGTGCTGATGAGCTCGATCATGTCGCGATCGAGAACCTCGCCCTTCGAGAGGAGACGCTTGTTGGTGCGCTCATCGTGAAGGTCGGCGAGAACCTCGCGGTTGCCGAGAATGGCTTCGAGACGCTTGAGGCGCTCGTCGGTGAGAATGCGGATCTCATCGGCAAGGTTGCGCTCGAGCTTCTCGACCATCTCCTGCTCGATCTGCTTGGCGCGCTCGTCCTTCTCCTGGCCCTTGCGGGAGAAGATGCGGACGTCGACGACGGTGCCTTCGATGCCCGGAGGGCACGTCAGCGACGCGTCGCGCACATCGCCGGCCTTTTCGCCGAAGATGGCCCGGAGAAGCTTCTCTTCCGGCGTGAGCTGCGTTTCACCCTTCGGCGTGACCTTGCCGACGAGGATGTCGTTGTGACCGATCTTCGCGCCGATGCGGATGATTCCGGACTCATCGAGATCACGCAGAGCGTGCTCAGAGACGTTCGGGATATCGCGCGTGATCTCTTCCGGTCCAAGCTTCGTGTCGCGGGCTTCGATCTCGAACTCCTCGATGTGGATCGAGGTGTAGTAGTCCTCGCGGACCAGCTTCTCCGAGATGAGGATCGCGTCCTCGAAGTTGTAACCGCGCCACGGCATGAAGGCGACGAGCACGTTACGGCCGAGGCCGAGTTCGCCCTGCTCGGTGCATGGTCCGTCCGCGATCACCGCACCCTTGAGAACACGGTCACCCTTGCGGACGATCGGCTTCTGGTTGATGCAGGTGTTCTGGTTGGAGCGCTTGAACTTGGTGAGCTGGTAGATGTCCGAACCAACCTCACGCGAGAGCTGCGTGGGGTGATGCTCGCCTTCGACGCGGATGATGATGCGCTCGGAGTCGACCGAATCGACGATACCGTTGCGCTTGGCCAGGATGACGGCGCCCGAGTCGCGGGCGGTGACGCCTTCCATACCGGTACCGACGAACGGCGCTTCCGCGACGAGCAACGGCACCGACTGGCGCTGCATGTTCGCACCCATGAGGGCGCGGTTCGCGTCATCGTGCTCAAGGAACGGCACGAGCGAAGCGGCGACCGAGACAAGCTGCTTGGGCGAGACGTCGACGTAGTCCACGTCAGCTTTGGAGACGAGGACGAAGTTGCCCTGGCGGCGGGCATCGACGATATCCTGCACGATCTTCAGGTCGGCATCGAGTTCGATGTTGGCCTGTGCGATCGTGTGGCGATCCTCTTCCCACGCCGAGAGATAGAAGCTGAAGGGCTCCAGATCCATCGTGCGCTTGCCTTCGGACTTCAGCTTCTCGTTCAGAACCTTCGACTCACCCACTTCGAGGTAGTCACCCTGGCGCAGACCGGACTCACCGGCGTTCGAGACGGCGACGTAGTCGAGGACTACACCGTCCTTCACGCGGCGGTACGGGCTCTCGATGAAGCCGTACTCGTTGATACGGGCAAAGCAGGAGAGCGACGAGATAAGACCGATGTTCGGACCTTCCGGGGTCTCGATCGGGCAGATACGTCCGTAGTGGGTCGGGTGAACGTCGCGGACTTCGAAGCCTGCGCGCTCACGGGAGAGACCACCAGGCCCAAGGGCGGAGAGGCGCCGCTTGTGCGTGATCTCCGAGAGAGGGTTGGTCTGATCCATGAACTGCGAGAGCTGCGACGAACCGAAGAACTCGCGGATCGCGGCCATGACGGGCTTGGCGTTGATGAGGTCGTGCGGCATCGCCGTCGACATCTCCTGGTAGACCGACATCTTCTCCTTGATCGCGCGCTCCATGCGAACGAGACCGATGCGGAACTGATTCTCCATCAGTTCGCCGACGGCGCGGACGCGGCGGTTGCCAAGGTGATCGATGTCATCGACCATGCCGATGTTCTTGCGCAGCTTGAGCAGGTAGCGGATCGTGCCGTAGAAGTCCTCGGGGGTCAACGTGCGCTTGTCGAGGCCCGCGGGATCCTGGTTCTCGTACAGCTTGATGTTGAACTTGAGACGGCCGACGCGCGAGAAGTCATACTTGCGCGGATCGAAGAACATGCCCTCGAAGAGCGCGGTCGCGGTGTCGAGCGTCGGTGGGTCGCCGGGACGCAGCTTGCGGTAGATCTCGATCAGCGCCTCTTCCGGCTTGCGCACGGAGTCGCGGCGAAGGGTGTTGGTGATGATGTTGCCCACATCGTCGCGCTCGGGGAAGAAGACCTCGAAGCTGGTGACGCCGGACTGGATGATCTTGTGCAGCTTGTCGGCGGTCAGTTCCTGGTTGGCCTCGTAGAGAAGCTCGCCGGTGGACATGTCGACGACATCGGATGCCGTCATCGCGCCGTCGAACTCGCTGGTCTCGACGTCAACCGAGGCGACAGCCTGCGCGCGCAGGGCCTTGAGCGTGCTGGCCGAGATCTT
This genomic window from Granulicella sibirica contains:
- the rpoC gene encoding DNA-directed RNA polymerase subunit beta'; the encoded protein is MFRSSPFELTGPIADFDAIKIQLASPEKIRSWSHGEVTKPETINYRTFKPERDGLFCARIFGPITDWECLCGKYKRMKHRGVICDKCGVEVTLSKVRRERLGHIELASPCSHVWFFKGLPSRIGHLLDISLRELEAVLYFESYVVVDPGDAPVKEREVIKDETKFRELDQQYRPSGFKAMMGAEAIKELLKRVEIQELSVELRERMKTETSLQKKLKYSKRLKIVEAFRKSDNLPQWMILDVIPVIPPELRPLVPLDGGRFATSDLNDLYRRVINRNNRLKKLMDLHAPEVIVRNEKRMLQEAVDALFDNGRRGRVLRGANNRPLKSLSDTLKGKQGRFRQNLLGKRVDYSGRSVIVVGPELKLHQCGLPKKMALELFKPFIYHRLEQTGHCTTIKQAKEMVEMQEPIVWDILEEVIKDHPVLLNRAPTLHRLGIQAFEPVLVEGKAIKIHPLVCTAFNADFDGDQMAVHIPLSPEAQIEASVLMLASHNILSPASGQPITVPTQDLVLGLYYLTKAKVGAKGEGRVFANIEEVFMALEAKAVETLTPIRLRYTGQVLDMTTAYDDQDLTHTEPVEFAKQFISTTVGRAILNDSLPEGMPYVNGLLKKKGIGQLINYLYLNLGLETTVKALDRIKDLGFRYATKSGLSVGLDDMVIPDSKYTVVSDAEKQVINVQQQYLDGAITNGERNNKVIQLWSSVTERVADEMFSNMKKADKEGAMNPIYIMADSGARGSKQQIRQLSGMRGLMAKPSGEIIETPITANFREGLTVLQYFISTHGARKGLADTALKTADSGYLTRRLVDVAQDVIISDYDCGTVEGIYVMPIIEAGETIEPLRDRIIGRVSLEKLKDFEGKTIVDINQEIDEDRASAVQAAGIEKVKIRSVLTCESKRGCCILCYGRNLGSGKMVEMGEAVGVIAAQSIGEPGTQLTMRTFHIGGTASRVSDASHLEAKNAGSVRFINLVTVRAKSGDLVAMNRNGSIAIIDDKGREKERYAIVYGAKLKVEDGAQVVQGGVLGEWDPYTFSVLTEIAGTVQFKDLQEGVTLNEEVDEVTGLSRLVVADSSDEKRQPAIIIKSAQGNKRYLMPSRAHLMVVDGDELYPGDVLAKIPRETTRTKDITGGLPRVVELFEARKPRDPAIISKIDGVVRFGEVSKGQRKVYVTADNGQEEEYSVPRGVYVNVQEGERLRAGDALIDGPRNPHDILEVLGDRALQMYLVNEIQEVYRLQGVTISDKHIETIVRQMLRWVKVEEVGDTTFLVDQQTDRFRFNAENQRVLMSGGRPAIGRALLLGITKASLSTDSFISAASFQETTRVLTEASINGSIDTLRGLKENVIVGRLIPAGTGMEYYRNVQLSPELEEAAAQVQQEVTAAIEAEERELEQMRMEGEQEELAAE
- the pyk gene encoding pyruvate kinase: MSTFSTEENLAVFNRTRRAKIVATLGPSCSTIGVFRDLVRAGLDVARLNFSHGSHAQKSELIRMVRTVAKEERKPICILADLQGPKIRTGKLKDHQPVQLVAGKRLTITPREIAGTAEMVGTTFLTLAENLDPGARILLSDGLIELRVDRLSGMDVVCEIINGGTLGENKGINLPGIPVKVPSLTEKDEEDLIFALGENVDTIAVSFVRTAHDVRHVKARVAACNSDAWVIAKLEKPQAIEHLDSILEVADGIMVARGDLGVEVPPEKVPAIQKHIIRRAAEYRKPVITATQMLESMIENPRPTRAEVSDVANAIYDGTDSVMLSGETAAGKYPVHAVAMMATIVAETEEQIRIDPPSRKPRTHAAKLSVAETICECMAHSAQDLDLAAIAIFTETGSTARLLSKYRPEPPIFALSPFEKVINRSMMLWGTYPILCDRFRDTDKLVNMAELILEDLGFVQKRQVVGIVAGTRTRSGATNFMRLHMVGDRDTEEQKPEKSDKPKKSKGKKKA
- a CDS encoding type II toxin-antitoxin system RelE/ParE family toxin, which translates into the protein MVFSAKFDAEFEALPTEVQDEFFAQAKWIEEFGPKAGRPRVDTLKGSRYANMKELIFAADDGVWRVAFAFDPKRMAIVLVAGDKSGVSQRKFYQRLIDKVDERYGRHLERLRLTDQEKRKGRP
- a CDS encoding type II toxin-antitoxin system VapC family toxin, which codes for MRLLLDSNVLLWAIYSRAHLTEQVKTLLADEENELCVSHATLWKLLSKIGRSKLLLAGTSVHDAMSKVQDLGVTFLPIDEDLILAAASLPHHNSDPFDRMLIAQAVAEKLPVLTADGQFSLFDVSVIW
- a CDS encoding helix-turn-helix domain-containing protein is translated as MKTLQEKLNVLPKERREKIEKRAALLIAEEMTMRELRKARKITQAEMAKTLGVKQEQVSRIEKRTDLHLSTLRRSVEAMGGRLSLVVEFPNGAPVVVSGLTNSKI